From a region of the Deinococcus budaensis genome:
- a CDS encoding CueP family metal-binding protein yields the protein MTPEAIHFTFPDSQKRAVALPKGRMVVAISPYITRTHPCKTHFTSGCQGELVHTPVKVHITRMGKTVLRKTVRTLDNGFLELWLGRGQQYNVTLTAEGKITRGKLTTLPGSDTRVTSLQLR from the coding sequence GTGACCCCTGAGGCCATCCATTTCACCTTCCCGGATAGCCAGAAGAGGGCCGTCGCCCTGCCCAAAGGCCGGATGGTGGTCGCCATCTCGCCCTACATCACCCGGACCCACCCCTGCAAGACGCACTTCACCTCGGGCTGTCAGGGCGAGCTGGTTCACACTCCGGTCAAGGTGCACATCACCCGGATGGGCAAAACCGTGCTGCGAAAGACGGTGAGAACGCTCGACAATGGCTTTCTGGAGCTGTGGCTTGGCCGCGGCCAGCAGTACAACGTCACGCTGACCGCCGAGGGCAAGATCACCCGGGGAAAGTTGACTACCCTGCCGGGCAGTGACACCCGCGTCACCTCCCTCCAGCTGCGCTGA
- a CDS encoding VTT domain-containing protein gives MKRYWAVVGALVTVFLVLFVAFEALGVPLLTDPLPFLRRGGAAAGLAGVALLATDVLLPVPSSVVMVAHGALYGVALGTLLSLVGSVGAALLAFALGRRGGPLLDRLVPPSARSRSEAVLRRWGPLAIVVTRPVPLLAETVAVLAGASSLRWRQLILAATLGALPFNLMYAWAGATASGLGTGWVALVLASTAAVFWLVSHWLGWRSPEEGSEVR, from the coding sequence GTGAAACGGTACTGGGCGGTCGTGGGCGCGCTCGTCACGGTCTTCCTGGTGCTGTTCGTCGCCTTTGAGGCGCTGGGTGTGCCGCTGCTGACGGACCCCTTGCCCTTCTTGCGCCGCGGGGGTGCGGCGGCAGGCCTAGCGGGAGTGGCGCTGCTCGCGACGGACGTGCTGCTGCCTGTGCCCTCCAGCGTGGTGATGGTGGCGCACGGGGCGCTGTACGGCGTCGCCCTGGGGACCCTGCTCTCCCTCGTCGGCAGCGTAGGGGCCGCGCTGCTGGCCTTTGCCCTCGGTCGGCGCGGCGGGCCGCTGCTGGACCGACTGGTACCCCCCAGCGCACGTTCCCGCAGCGAGGCGGTGCTCCGCCGCTGGGGACCGCTCGCCATCGTCGTCACGCGCCCGGTGCCCCTGCTGGCCGAGACGGTGGCCGTACTGGCAGGCGCGTCTTCCCTGCGCTGGCGGCAGCTCATCCTGGCAGCCACGCTGGGCGCGCTGCCATTCAACTTGATGTACGCCTGGGCGGGGGCAACGGCGAGTGGACTCGGGACGGGCTGGGTGGCGCTGGTCCTGGCCTCCACCGCTGCCGTCTTCTGGCTGGTCAGCCACTGGCTGGGGTGGCGGTCACCGGAAGAGGGGTCTGAGGTTCGCTGA
- a CDS encoding TrkH family potassium uptake protein, whose protein sequence is MRGLRLSDLSGRSRRRLLARLSPPQLIALVYFVGIGLGTALLLLPGMTTAGAALNTVDLLFTATSAICITGLVVADTGEAFTRLGQWSILLLAQIGGLGILTFGTLFALMTGRRVNFRERQHLAQQINALDAGGVLALIRTIFLYTLVAQATGTVLLAFRFVPQFGWGEGLYQAFFHAVSAYNNAGFVVLPGGMVPYAQDPLVSLTISVLIILGGLGFLVQLNALLHLTRGRRHRLLVYSKLTLLTTGFLLLMGTVLILALEWNNSRTLGTLSPSGKLIAAFFQSVTPRSGGFATVDISGLTSATLFLMIALMFIGANSGSTGGGIKTSTFAILVGSAWNMVSGRGELIAFRRRIESENVVRAGTVTTLYALLVAAAFFALLATNPKLGFTDLLFETVSAAATVGLSMNTTPRINDPGLVILTVLMYLGRIGPVTFVVAFNLRRQQRHGIDYPVERDILVG, encoded by the coding sequence ATGCGTGGCCTACGCCTATCGGACCTTTCCGGTCGTTCCCGGCGTCGCCTGCTTGCCCGACTGTCGCCCCCTCAACTGATCGCTCTGGTGTACTTCGTAGGGATCGGGCTGGGTACGGCCCTCCTGCTCCTGCCCGGAATGACGACCGCTGGGGCAGCGCTGAACACGGTCGACCTTCTGTTCACGGCCACCAGCGCCATCTGCATCACAGGCCTCGTCGTGGCTGACACCGGCGAGGCGTTCACACGGCTGGGGCAATGGTCGATTCTCCTGCTCGCGCAAATCGGCGGCCTCGGCATCCTGACCTTCGGGACGCTGTTTGCCCTGATGACGGGCCGCCGGGTGAACTTCAGGGAACGACAACACCTTGCGCAGCAAATCAATGCCCTTGACGCTGGCGGGGTGCTGGCGCTGATCCGCACGATTTTCCTGTACACCCTGGTCGCGCAGGCGACGGGGACCGTGCTGCTCGCCTTCCGGTTCGTGCCGCAGTTCGGGTGGGGTGAGGGTCTGTACCAGGCGTTCTTCCACGCGGTGAGCGCGTACAACAATGCCGGCTTCGTCGTCTTGCCGGGCGGCATGGTGCCCTACGCTCAGGACCCGCTGGTCAGCCTGACCATCAGCGTCCTGATCATCCTGGGCGGCCTGGGGTTCCTGGTGCAGCTCAATGCCCTCCTTCACCTGACGCGGGGCCGTCGTCACCGCCTGCTGGTCTACAGCAAGCTGACCCTGCTGACCACGGGGTTCCTGCTGCTCATGGGGACCGTCCTGATCCTGGCGCTGGAGTGGAACAACAGCCGGACGCTGGGGACCCTGAGCCCGTCAGGAAAGCTGATTGCGGCGTTTTTTCAGAGCGTGACCCCCCGCTCCGGTGGGTTCGCTACCGTGGATATCAGCGGCCTCACGAGCGCGACTCTGTTTCTGATGATCGCCCTGATGTTCATCGGCGCGAACAGCGGCAGCACCGGGGGCGGCATCAAGACCAGTACCTTCGCCATCCTGGTGGGCAGCGCGTGGAACATGGTGTCTGGACGTGGAGAGTTGATCGCCTTTCGGCGCCGAATAGAGTCCGAGAACGTCGTGAGGGCCGGGACAGTGACGACGCTCTACGCGCTGCTGGTGGCCGCGGCCTTCTTCGCACTGCTCGCCACCAATCCCAAACTGGGGTTTACTGACCTCTTGTTCGAGACGGTCAGCGCCGCCGCAACAGTGGGACTGAGTATGAACACCACGCCCCGGATCAACGACCCGGGGCTGGTCATCTTAACGGTCCTGATGTACCTGGGCCGCATCGGGCCGGTGACCTTTGTGGTGGCCTTCAACCTGCGGCGGCAACAGCGTCACGGCATCGACTACCCAGTCGAACGCGACATTCTGGTGGGGTAG
- a CDS encoding ArsR/SmtB family transcription factor: MTTTAPDAKPNRVADCEVHCVHPEAVARVEAALPDDALIERATNLTKVVSDPTRLRILSALALEDLCVCDLAVIAGINESTMSHQLRHLRALGLVTFKKVGRIAYYRLANDHVTRLIADMLAHAKAM; this comes from the coding sequence ATGACCACGACCGCACCTGATGCAAAGCCCAACCGCGTAGCCGACTGCGAGGTCCATTGCGTCCACCCGGAGGCGGTGGCCCGGGTGGAGGCGGCTTTGCCCGACGACGCGCTGATCGAGCGTGCCACCAACCTGACCAAGGTGGTGTCTGACCCTACCCGCCTGCGCATTCTTTCCGCACTGGCCTTGGAGGACCTGTGCGTGTGCGACCTGGCGGTGATCGCGGGCATCAACGAGTCGACCATGAGCCACCAGCTGCGCCACCTGCGCGCACTGGGGTTGGTGACGTTCAAGAAGGTGGGGCGGATCGCGTATTACCGGTTGGCGAACGATCACGTGACGCGACTGATCGCGGACATGCTGGCGCACGCCAAGGCCATGTAG
- a CDS encoding cation transporter, which yields MSDSRTDDDAHHLDASQAADRRILWLVLLINLGQSLAGAGVGVWASSTALIGAALDNLADASVYGVSLYAVGRAATIKVRAARLSGWLLIGLAVLLFVEVLRRFFGGEEPVGPAMMAMAAVNAALNLVCLHLLKRHRGEDVNFKASAIFTSNDSIVNLAIVLSGALVLWLDSNLPDLILGLVVSAIAANGGREILSEAAEAAEHARSAG from the coding sequence ATGAGCGACTCCCGGACAGACGACGACGCACACCACCTCGACGCCAGCCAGGCGGCTGACCGCCGGATCCTGTGGCTGGTCCTCCTGATCAACCTCGGGCAATCCCTGGCGGGCGCGGGTGTCGGCGTCTGGGCGTCCTCCACGGCCCTGATCGGCGCGGCCCTCGACAACCTGGCCGATGCGTCGGTCTACGGCGTCAGCCTCTACGCGGTTGGCCGCGCCGCCACCATCAAGGTGCGCGCCGCCCGCCTGTCCGGCTGGCTCCTGATCGGCCTCGCGGTGCTGCTGTTCGTGGAGGTGCTGCGCCGGTTCTTCGGTGGTGAAGAGCCTGTCGGCCCCGCGATGATGGCCATGGCCGCCGTCAACGCGGCGCTGAACCTGGTCTGCCTGCACCTCTTGAAGCGCCACAGGGGCGAGGACGTCAACTTCAAGGCGTCGGCCATCTTCACCAGCAACGACTCGATCGTGAACCTGGCAATCGTGCTGTCGGGGGCGCTGGTGCTCTGGTTGGATTCGAACCTGCCGGACCTGATTCTCGGCCTGGTCGTGTCGGCCATCGCGGCCAACGGAGGCCGCGAGATCCTTTCTGAAGCGGCCGAGGCTGCGGAACATGCCCGGTCGGCGGGTTGA
- a CDS encoding DUF4386 family protein, with translation MMPSPASQPAGKEAAPDAALARLGGAGALLAGALFLLSLMYVYGVLAQAGLDVEMFDDQARLLPWVAEHARAYTGLWWLTLLSTFALLPAPLALHDRLRHGAGGVSRVAAMAGVGGVIFGLAAPLVLAAASPVLAQGYMDASGQARDAVQVMGRMVGDLALHLRLGSDLLLGVWLALSGGLLLRLRQNTILGAWFLVTAVLAGVVIATKPLGVADLEPLLAPVQSLAYLGLGTALLRGLGTRGSGLSTPDGPGSHHHG, from the coding sequence GTGATGCCGTCGCCAGCTTCTCAGCCTGCTGGGAAAGAGGCTGCGCCGGACGCAGCGCTCGCCCGGCTGGGGGGAGCGGGTGCGCTGCTGGCGGGCGCCCTGTTCCTGCTCTCCCTGATGTACGTGTACGGCGTCCTGGCCCAGGCTGGGCTGGACGTTGAGATGTTCGACGATCAGGCGCGGCTGCTGCCTTGGGTGGCCGAGCATGCCCGCGCTTACACCGGCCTGTGGTGGTTGACGCTGCTCTCCACTTTTGCGCTGCTGCCCGCACCGTTGGCGCTGCACGACCGCCTCCGGCATGGAGCAGGGGGAGTCTCCCGGGTCGCTGCCATGGCCGGTGTTGGCGGGGTGATCTTCGGCCTGGCCGCGCCGCTGGTCCTGGCCGCCGCGTCGCCTGTGTTGGCCCAGGGCTACATGGACGCCTCCGGGCAGGCCCGGGACGCGGTACAGGTGATGGGCCGGATGGTCGGCGACCTGGCCTTACACCTCCGCCTGGGGTCGGACCTGCTGCTCGGCGTGTGGCTGGCGTTGAGTGGAGGACTGCTGTTGCGCCTGCGGCAAAACACCATCTTGGGTGCCTGGTTCCTGGTGACGGCGGTGCTCGCGGGCGTCGTGATCGCCACCAAACCGCTCGGTGTCGCGGACCTCGAACCCTTGCTCGCGCCCGTGCAGAGCCTGGCGTACCTGGGGCTGGGCACGGCGCTGCTGCGTGGTTTGGGGACTCGTGGGTCGGGCCTGAGCACCCCTGACGGCCCAGGGTCTCACCACCACGGTTGA
- a CDS encoding glutaredoxin family protein, with translation MPLPVTVYTVPNCSSCEAVKRFLIKRGVLFTEKNVREDPATLAEMQARANVRIAPVTMIGEQGFFGTFEDQRPLLEAALRENGV, from the coding sequence ATGCCCCTGCCCGTCACCGTCTACACCGTCCCGAACTGCTCGTCGTGCGAGGCGGTCAAGCGCTTCCTGATCAAGCGCGGGGTGCTCTTTACCGAGAAGAACGTCCGGGAGGACCCGGCGACCCTGGCAGAGATGCAGGCCCGGGCGAACGTGCGCATCGCGCCGGTAACCATGATCGGCGAGCAGGGCTTCTTCGGCACCTTCGAGGACCAGCGCCCCTTGCTGGAGGCCGCCCTGCGGGAGAATGGAGTATGA
- a CDS encoding YnfA family protein, with product MWRSVLLFVLAALAEIGGGYLVWLWLREGRPWWVGLVGALVLVLYGVLPTLQPQSFDFARTYAAYGGLFIVFSLLWGRVVEGRVPDVPSLWGAALALVGALVIAYWPRA from the coding sequence ATGTGGCGTTCCGTGCTCCTGTTCGTGCTGGCCGCCCTCGCCGAGATCGGGGGCGGCTACCTGGTCTGGCTGTGGTTGCGCGAGGGGCGCCCCTGGTGGGTCGGACTGGTCGGCGCCCTCGTCCTCGTCTTGTACGGTGTGCTGCCCACCCTACAACCCCAGAGTTTCGACTTCGCCCGCACCTATGCAGCTTACGGGGGCCTGTTCATCGTCTTCTCCCTGCTCTGGGGCCGGGTCGTTGAGGGACGGGTGCCCGACGTACCGAGCCTGTGGGGCGCCGCCCTCGCTTTGGTGGGCGCCCTGGTCATCGCCTACTGGCCCCGGGCATGA
- a CDS encoding copper chaperone PCu(A)C → MNHPRRFLAAALLLASLGACAPKQDPGGANTAPPLTTSTGVRIEGAELREGLPGGEDGVLYLTLTNTGETEVKLLGGRTPVAQEIVPMRDHSAGGTLAPTLAPGEELAFKPGGNHLMLMDLKRPPEVGEKIDVTLNFAPGGEVTLNVPVNPY, encoded by the coding sequence ATGAACCACCCGCGACGCTTCCTCGCCGCGGCCCTGCTGCTCGCGTCCCTGGGGGCCTGCGCGCCCAAGCAGGACCCCGGCGGGGCCAACACCGCCCCGCCGCTGACCACCTCCACTGGCGTCCGCATTGAGGGCGCGGAACTGCGCGAGGGCCTGCCGGGCGGGGAGGACGGCGTGCTGTACCTCACCCTCACGAACACGGGCGAGACCGAGGTCAAACTGCTGGGCGGGCGCACCCCCGTCGCCCAGGAGATCGTGCCCATGCGGGACCACAGTGCGGGTGGAACCCTGGCGCCCACCCTCGCGCCTGGCGAGGAGCTGGCGTTCAAGCCGGGCGGCAATCACCTGATGCTGATGGACCTGAAGCGGCCCCCGGAGGTCGGCGAAAAGATCGACGTCACCCTGAATTTTGCGCCGGGCGGCGAGGTCACTCTGAACGTCCCGGTCAACCCGTACTGA
- the lspA gene encoding signal peptidase II, whose protein sequence is MNIWIAVQLSSSTRKVGSVPPLGLLALTTLCVVLDLALKSWARTELPGEVRSWLPGVLDLTLTYNTGAAWSLFSGSALPLALVRGVAGLGLIVFFLWRTPPTAQAVSLSLIAGGALGNAIDGLSHGRVTDMLASPALSLVTRTLGQRDFPIFNLADVWVVGGVLLLLLNTWVQERRTRLAGHGTQRA, encoded by the coding sequence CTGAATATCTGGATAGCTGTACAGCTTTCAAGTTCAACACGTAAAGTAGGGTCTGTGCCTCCCCTCGGCCTTCTCGCCCTGACCACTTTGTGTGTCGTCCTTGATCTCGCCCTGAAAAGCTGGGCGCGCACGGAACTGCCCGGTGAAGTGCGGTCCTGGCTCCCCGGCGTCCTTGACCTGACCCTCACCTACAACACCGGCGCAGCGTGGAGCCTCTTTTCCGGCTCGGCGCTGCCGCTCGCGCTGGTGCGCGGGGTGGCGGGGCTGGGCCTGATCGTCTTCTTCCTGTGGCGCACGCCTCCGACCGCTCAAGCGGTCAGCCTCAGCCTGATTGCCGGTGGTGCCCTCGGCAACGCCATCGACGGCTTGAGCCATGGGCGCGTGACCGACATGCTCGCCTCGCCTGCCCTGTCCTTGGTGACCCGCACCCTCGGCCAGAGGGACTTTCCCATCTTCAACCTCGCGGACGTCTGGGTGGTCGGGGGAGTGCTGCTGTTGCTGCTGAACACCTGGGTGCAGGAGCGCCGGACGCGCCTGGCAGGACACGGGACACAGCGCGCGTGA